Proteins found in one Neofelis nebulosa isolate mNeoNeb1 chromosome 3, mNeoNeb1.pri, whole genome shotgun sequence genomic segment:
- the LOC131506109 gene encoding U6 snRNA-associated Sm-like protein LSm3, with amino-acid sequence MADDVDQQQTTNTVEEPLDLIRLSLDERIYVKMRNDRELRGRLHAYDQHLNMILGDVEETVTTIEIDEETYEEIYKSTKRNIPMLFVRGDGVVLVSPPLRVG; translated from the coding sequence ATGGCGGACGACGTGGACCAGCAACAAACCACCAACACCGTAGAGGAGCCCCTGGATCTCATCAGGCTCAGCCTGGATGAGCGAATTTATGTGAAAATGAGGAATGACAGAGAGCTTCGAGGCAGATTACATGCTTATGATCAGCATTTAAATATGATATTGGGAGATGTGGAAGAGACTGTGACTACCATAGAAATTGATGAGGAAACCTATGAGGAGATATATAAATCAACAAAACGGAATATTCCGATGCTCTTTGTCCGGGGAGATGGTGTTGTTCTAGTCTCCCCTCCATTAAGAGTTGGCTGA